A section of the Methanosarcina mazei S-6 genome encodes:
- a CDS encoding RidA family protein, with protein MIDSTKGQVSYINPDDLHKNPAFTNVVAVTGQVKTIYIGGQDAVDASGTIVGKGDIKKQTEQVLANLQAALKAGGAELEHVVKWNLYVVQGQPLQPGFEAFQKFWGRRPDPPVITAMFVSGLANPDFLVEMDAIAVVPQ; from the coding sequence ATGATAGATTCAACTAAAGGGCAGGTTTCTTATATAAATCCTGACGATCTGCACAAAAACCCGGCATTCACAAACGTAGTTGCAGTAACCGGTCAGGTGAAAACGATTTACATTGGAGGTCAGGACGCAGTAGATGCTTCCGGGACAATTGTTGGAAAAGGGGACATCAAAAAGCAGACTGAGCAGGTTTTAGCCAATTTGCAAGCAGCGCTGAAAGCTGGAGGCGCTGAACTGGAGCATGTAGTCAAATGGAACTTATACGTAGTCCAGGGGCAACCTCTCCAGCCAGGTTTTGAAGCGTTCCAGAAATTCTGGGGCAGAAGACCTGACCCACCGGTCATAACCGCTATGTTCGTGTCAGGATTGGCAAACCCTGATTTTCTGGTAGAGATGGATGCAATTGCTGTTGTTCCTCAATGA
- a CDS encoding SRPBCC family protein → MAKNNPTRITAEPGKQEIIITREFDAPRELVFKAFTDPDLYTQWIGPRGFTTALKIFEPKNGGSWQYIQKDPEGNEYAFHGVNHDVTEPERIISTFEFEGLPEKGHVILDTARFEALPGDRTKLTSHSVFQTIEDRDGMLQSGMEEGINDSYERLDELLEKMKK, encoded by the coding sequence ATGGCAAAAAATAATCCTACCAGGATTACTGCAGAACCTGGAAAGCAGGAGATTATTATCACACGGGAATTTGATGCTCCGCGAGAGCTTGTTTTTAAAGCATTTACAGACCCGGATCTTTATACACAATGGATTGGACCCAGAGGGTTCACAACGGCTCTTAAGATATTTGAACCGAAAAACGGCGGTTCATGGCAGTATATCCAGAAAGACCCGGAAGGAAATGAGTATGCATTTCACGGGGTAAACCACGATGTTACAGAACCGGAAAGAATAATCAGTACCTTTGAATTTGAAGGGCTTCCGGAAAAAGGGCATGTCATCCTTGACACAGCGAGATTTGAAGCGTTGCCAGGTGACAGGACAAAATTAACATCTCATTCTGTCTTCCAGACGATTGAAGACCGCGATGGTATGCTTCAGTCAGGTATGGAAGAAGGTATCAATGATTCTTATGAACGTCTTGATGAGTTGCTGGAAAAAATGAAAAAATAA
- a CDS encoding VOC family protein: protein MQKITPFLWFDSQAEEAVNFYISIFKNSKILSTVRYGEAGPGPKGAVMSMTFQLEGQEFIALNGGPEFTFSPAISFFVNCETQEEIDELWEKLSLDGEKQGPAWVKDRYGISWQIVPTVLGELLSDPDTEKSRRVMEAMLQMDKIDIEKLKQAHKGQ, encoded by the coding sequence ATGCAAAAAATCACCCCATTTTTATGGTTCGACAGCCAGGCTGAGGAAGCGGTTAACTTCTATATTTCCATTTTTAAGAATTCAAAAATATTAAGCACTGTGCGCTATGGAGAAGCAGGGCCCGGGCCGAAAGGAGCTGTGATGTCCATGACATTCCAGCTTGAAGGACAGGAATTCATTGCGTTAAACGGCGGCCCAGAATTTACTTTCTCACCAGCCATATCGTTTTTTGTCAACTGCGAGACTCAGGAAGAAATAGATGAGTTGTGGGAGAAACTCTCTCTGGACGGAGAAAAACAGGGTCCTGCATGGGTTAAAGATAGATACGGCATTTCGTGGCAAATAGTTCCCACTGTTCTGGGAGAACTGTTGAGTGACCCTGATACTGAAAAATCCAGAAGAGTTATGGAAGCAATGCTTCAGATGGATAAAATTGACATAGAAAAGCTAAAGCAGGCACATAAGGGACAATGA